AGTTGGAAATTTTTCATAAATACAATCGTCTTGAATAACACATTCTGAAAAAACATTATCCTGAAAACTTGATGCATTGTCGGGGTGTAAAATGAGGGGAAACTTTTGAAAACTTAAGCACTCAATGGAGCCTTCAACAATAGATTCGCATGTGCTTTCTAGGTCACAAATATTTCTCCTAAAGATCTCCTCAGAAAATTTCCAGGTGCCCCAGTCAAGGGGCATGTTAGTGTCCTGTTGCAAAAAGTTTTAACAGAACTCAGAACAATAACTGCAGTCTCAGTTTCCGCAACTCGAAAATTACCATAATAGCAGTAAGAGCTAGCCTGAGATAAGCTTACCTGGCTTCTTTCAAATATATGAATTGGGGCACAAGTCTTCTCTTTATTTTGCCTACCAACTGCTAACTTTTTACCCTCTGCATCAATTACCCCTCGATTTTTCTTGTCTTCCTTCCAAGATGAAAAAAAGGGATGAAGGTTTTTTCTTGCAAACATCCATGAATTTTCCTGTTGAAAGTGAACGAAGGAAACTTAGCACCACATCAATAGGTAATGTGGAAATCAAAGCTAATAACTCGAGTTAAAATCTTGCAATCATCAAACCAACACCACTGTAATTGACTATATTTTGAGAAGCTAGATTAAGGAACAACACTAAAGAAAAAAAGAATGCTGAGGGACTATAATGCCTATAATTGATTGAGTTCAGAACAACTTTATTTTGTTGGAGGTTACAAAAGAAGCAATTGAAAAGAGACTAGTTACACAGTGAACATTCCTTAAGGCAAGAGATCACATTGACTAACCTGGGCTGTCAACCTTGCCTCTAACCGCAAATCAGGCATAACAACAGCTACATCTTCCGTCTGTGTATTTGTTGAATTTTTCTTTGAAGTACTATTTGCAGATCCTCTTCTTCTCGCCTGCCAAAAatgcaattaaaaaaaataactgaaaGTTCCAATTCACATGTCTCTTTGCATCattctgaagaagaagaagaagaagacatggAATCAATCCACTCAACTACAATTCATTTAATTTACCTTTCCAGAAGCTGATCCCTGAGTAGGTGATTTTCGATTAGGGGTTGTCATTTGCACTTGTTTATCAGGGCTAACAACAGTTACATCTTTGCTCTGTGTATTTGTTGAATTTTTCTTCGGAGCATTCAGCATCATGCGCAGATCGTTTTCCTTTCGCCTCCCAAAAACACTGTTCGTTTTTGGGTACATCATAATGACCAATGGATATTGGCCTGACCCGCTTAGGTGATCAGTATGGATTTAGACTGTGATTGTGAtattgtttaattaaataaacagATAATTAGAACATGTACATAAAACAATACTTTTGTGTAAAGTTTCAAGAGAAACATGTACATAAAGGTAAGCAAAACTAGACAACTTCCTTGCTCCATGGAATTCAGAAAAGCAGATAGAATCAAACTTAGTGACTGAATCGATAGAATCAATTCTCATTAAAGAAGTAATGATACAAAAGAGTATATATACAGAAAAGACAAAAACAAATTACACCAGCTATTAAAGCAGAAACTACATAAATAGgtaaacaaaaataacaaataagaGCCTACCTTTTAACTGATGTAACAACATCTCCAGATGCACTGCCTTCTGGATCCAAGACCCCGCTTACCCAACTGGTAAAtgcatcaagaaaaaaaaaatcaaaaacaaCCTCTTAGTACTTGGTGAGAATGATCAAGAAACAAAAATACTGTATCATTATTTTGCAACTTCAGAAGTTCAATCTTCCAACTTCTAGATAGCCATAAGTTATCCACCACCCAGTAAAATCCCCATCCTAAGAGAAACCAGTAAAATCCAGTAATAAAAAAGATAGAAGCAACTAGCATGAGTATCACATAAACAACCAAGTAAAGTGAATAGCAAACTAAACTAAACCAAAGACAGCAATAAGCAAAGGCTTTTGACATATAAAAGTACTGAAATTAAAAAGCTCCATTTGACAAAGCATCGATTTTTAAAGCTACTTACTGGGTTAAAAAAATAATGTAAATATTAAGCAGCATGATGGAAAGCTTTATTAGTTGAACACAATCATGTGTAAACGTGTTGTTTTTGGTCATTCATATAACTTCAAATATGGAATTACACATATTATTTTTGTTGGCATCTATGTAACTAAGCAAAGTTCCCTCGCCAGTAGTTGCAATTCTAGGAAATTACCTGAGGCAGGAGTTCTTGAATGCCCAGCAGCTCCCTCCGAAAATGAGGACTTCTGGGATGTATGCCTTCGAGAATGTTCTAATGGACTTCCTTCCTCTGAAACATATGCTGATTCAAATTTAGATTCAGATCCATCATTCCTGCTGACCCCATCAGAAAACCAACTCATTGAAGTCTCTTCTCCAGCAACCCGTCCTCTATGATCCCATCGAAAGCTCCATGTTGGGGAACATCGAATGTTCCGATGCAAAATTTCACTAGTCGACCCATTTGTTATAGTCTTCTCCTTAACAGCCACACAACAAGCAGCCCCCATGCTCAAAAATTGACACCACAATTAAACTTCTAATCATAAAACCTCACCTCTTGCTCCACATTCTCTCACCCCAAAAGCAGTTCCTctgaaaaattgcaataaaaaaaACGAACAGAACCCATCAATTTAAATGACCAGCAGACCAGCAGTAGGTTCTCAAACTCCCTTAATCACCACAATAAACAATGATTTGAACAcaataaaataaacctaattgCTCAAGATAAAATATTCCCAATATAAAACGAGTCACGGGTCTCAAATCCTTTCCTGCAACAAAAAGGGTTATCAGTAAACAACACTAAGAATCATCATCACCAACCCATCACAAGATCTAACAAAGATTCGCTCCCCAAAATTATCatctttatacatatatatataaagacgTGAAAATATTGGTACAAACCTGGCCTATAGTAGTAGAAGTCGAGCGGTGAGCAGTGGAAATACCTGATTCTGGCTCCATAGCCTTGTTTATCTCTCAATCACATTCTCGTTCTCTCAATCTAAGAACGATGATACCACTGGGTCGAAGGCACGCAGAGGTGGGCTCGCACCTGGGGTCACTTGGTTCGGGGGTTGGGTTCACGGGTGCCTGAGATTTGGAGCTTGGCTCAGAGAAAAACAGGTGTGAGGATGGTGGTTAGGTGGTCGGAGTTGTGGATGATGGTGGTTACGGGAGTGCGGCTAGGGCGAAGGGAATAGAGAGACAAGAAGGAGAGGGGGGAAAAAGGCATGAGAATTGGGTCTCTATCGGGTCTCAAAAATTTTGAggtcaaaaatgaaaaaaatctaAGTGGCGCCCTTTTTAATTACCGCTTTTTTTCACAAATGCCCATTATACTCTAGCATAActattttttattagtattatattaatgtgttatgGAAATAGGCATTTGGTGTAGTGAAAGGATCATCACATAATTCTTCTCATCGTATCTTTTACTACTACCTCAATAGAATCCACACGGTGACATGTGCTCGTGTTGTCATGCTGCTGGAGTGCTTGATAAATGTTGAATTTAACCTCTTCATTGTTAACCCTCAGTTTCAAATGACCACCTTGTACATCAATAAGAGCTCTTCCAGTAGCCAAGAATGGACAATCAAGAATAATGGGGATTTCATGGTCCTCCTCCATATCCAAAACCACGAAATCAACTGGAAAGATAAATTTGTCCACCTTAACCAACACGTCTTCAATCACTCCCCTAGGATAAGTAAGTGACCAATATGCTAATTGAAGGGTAATGGTTGTGGGCTTCACCTCTCCTACCCCCAacttcttgaaaactgaaagtgGCATCAAATTAATACTCGCTCCAAGATCACATAATGCCTTGTCAAAGGATGACCCTCCAATAGTGCATGGTATAGTAAAGCTACCCGGATCTTTCACCTTTTGAGGCAACTTCTTCTGTAAGATGGCGCTGCATTCTTCTGTTAACTTCACAGTTTCAAAGTcttctaatcttcttttctttgacataacttctttcatgaatttcacataattaGGCATTTGCTCAAGAGCATCTGCAAATGGAATGTTTATGTGAATCTGTTTGAAGATTTCTAGAAACTTTGCAAACTGTTCATCTAATTTCTTCTTCTGAAATCGTTGAGGGTATGGAATGGGAGGTTGATACACTGGAAGGCTATCTTTCTTCATGTCATTCTTGTTACTTCCACTCTGCTTCTTGGCTTGCTCTTCTTTGTCTACCTCTCGTACCACTGGCTCAACTTTCTCATTTGAACTCGCTTGAACATTACCCTCATCAAGCACCTTACCACTTCTCAAAGAAACTGCTTGGCATGATTCCTTTGGATTTACCACAGTGTCACTAGGAAAACTTCCCTTCTGATTATAATTCACCGCATTAGCTAATTGGCCCACTTGAgtctcaattttcttcattgaaGCTCCCATGCTACTCATATGGGTCTCTATATTGTCGAGTCTTGCTTCATTTTTTCTGAACCTCTTGTTAGACTCTATAATAAAAGTGCCCAAAATGTCTTCCAACGACTGCTTTTTCTCTTGTTGCAGTTGAGAATTGAATCCCGGAGGTGGTTGCAACACATTTTTATTATTGGCATAAGAGAAATTTTCATGGTTGCGCAATCCTGGATGATAATAATTAGGCATGATGTTGCTTCTATAGCTATTGGGGAAGGAGCGATTTGCCATAAACTGGGCTTGTTCTGGACTCATTTCTTGCCCCTACATTGCAGCAGCCGTTGCTACACTCTCCATAACCGTTGGATTATTTTGCGCTGATAGAGCAGCCATTTGGGTTTGTAGAGCAGCAATTTGGGCGTTCAGGGCTGTCATCTGATCAACTTCATACAACTCAGCAACTTTCCTTGGGCCTGACCTTTCATTAGGCCACTGATAACTGTTGGTGGCCATTTCCTCCATCAAAGTGAAGGCTTCAT
The Humulus lupulus chromosome 6, drHumLupu1.1, whole genome shotgun sequence DNA segment above includes these coding regions:
- the LOC133784692 gene encoding uncharacterized protein LOC133784692 translates to MSPEQAQFMANRSFPNSYRSNIMPNYYHPGLRNHENFSYANNKNVLQPPPGFNSQLQQEKKQSLEDILGTFIIESNKRFRKNEARLDNIETHMSSMGASMKKIETQVGQLANAVNYNQKGSFPSDTVVNPKESCQAVSLRSGKVLDEGNVQASSNEKVEPVVREVDKEEQAKKQSGSNKNDMKKDSLPVYQPPIPYPQRFQKKKLDEQFAKFLEIFKQIHINIPFADALEQMPNYKKLPQKVKDPGSFTIPCTIGGSSFDKALCDLGASINLMPLSVFKKLGVGEVKPTTITLQLAYWSLTYPRGVIEDVLVKVDKFIFPVDFVVLDMEEDHEIPIILDCPFLATGRALIDVQGGHLKLRVNNEEVKFNIYQALQQHDNTSTCHRVDSIERNCFWGERMWSKR